CGCTTGGTGCAAAACAGCCAGGTTATTCAGCCTTTGGGCGAATTGAACACGACGCGATGTGAGTTTCCGGCTCAGAGAAGTGATCATACGATTTAAGGCTGAAAAGGGATCCATGAGGGTGGGCTGCTCTACACACTGGATCTCAAGCTGAGGAGCTCGCATCAGGAACCTAGGAATCACGAAGACCAACGGGGGTCTCAAACCAAGTTTTGTCGCCATTTTCTTTGGCTAGAGCACTTTTCATATGCTTCTTAACGGTATTGAGACTAATAAATAGCTGTTCAGCGATTTGACGATAGGTTCTGCCAGCACGGGCTAAGGCCCAAACTTCTGCCTCACGGGGGGTGAGGCCATAGGCTGGTGGCACTGCCCAGATTACGGCGGCATCAGCTGGTATGTTGCTTTCTAAAATGACCAAAATCGCTGCTTCTTCTGCGGGTTGTATCTGTGCCGACTTGACTTCTAGCCAACGAGCAGTGATGCGGACGGTGAGTTTTTGGGCTGGCGTAATGCTGTGATCAACAATGACCCGTTTACCTTTGTAATCTGCTTGGGCCTGAATTAAACACTCGCAGGTATACCAGATCAAGTTAGGAATTGAGGGATCAGCGGCAGCACAAGACTGTAGCTGCTGGCAGATTTGCTGCGCGAGCGTGTTGGCATACACTACACAGCCCTGACGAGTCACGATTAGGATCCCGTGGTTGAATCCTTCAAGAATGGCCTGGTAAAGCGGAGGATCTTGAGTCATAGGGCAATCACCTGTCAGAAATTTGGGGCGGCCAGAATGCTGCGGGATCGAAGGCTCAAACTCCATGATTGCGGCTGAGACCGAGAAACGCATTCGGGCTTTCAGTAAAGTTGCTTGCTGAAACTAGACTGCTTGAGCACACATTTCGGTAATCAGCTTTGCCGAAAACTACACGAGCTGTTCCGCAGGTTGTTTTACGAGCTGTTCTGCACAAGCAGCCCGTGATGCGAACATAAGTGTTAATCCGGCTGTTAACACTCAGAAATGAGGTGTGTAATGGTAGATAACAGAGTTGCTGGGCTTGGAATCGTTGAATCTCCAGCATGAGAAGTCATCGATGTAAGCAGAAGAATGGCTTATACACTCCGTCCTAAAGCTTTCACAATCCGGATGTTTTGGCAGAACTTTAGATCTCAATTTTCCAGTGCCAAGTGGCATCGCTAGATATGAGCAATATCCTTCACTTTGCTCCAGATTGCGCGCTCGGCTCCTTGCATTGCTAAGTTGCACTCCTGAGTTAAATTGCCAAAGGCGCGAACTCGTTTGTAGCAAGTGGCACTAGGGGCTCCTAACTGGAGTACAGCCGCTAGCCATTGCCTATGTACGCTGTTGCCAAGCAAGGTTAATCTGGCCCCAGATTGCCGTTTTCTCCTCTGTGCCATTTGGCTTCATTTGCTGGACTGCCATGCACCCCCGCCTTAGCCTGATTGATACTTTCTCCACTTTTGCGCAATTCGATGCTGAGCGTTTCCGGGCTTGGAGTAGTGACGCGAGGTTGCGCCGTAGCATGAGAATTTGCTTGGACCAACTGACGCTTTCGGAGAGGCCAGAAAACTTTTGGGTGCTCTATTGGTACAGGCGCTGGGCTGATCAACAGTCCCAGCTAGCGAGAGGACATCTGACCGCCTATCTGCAAGAAGCGGCCTACTGGGCAGTTCATAAAACAACACGCCATCTCTCAAGTTTGCAGTTGACGCATGCTCACTACTTTCAGACCCTGATTAGCAGGGTTGATCAAGTGCTTAATGGGTTCGATCCTGCTCAAGGAATCACACTGGAACATTACGCTAGGTCAGTTTTCAGCAGCACTCTTCGTGAGCGTCTGTACCAGGCCCAAGAAGTTGATATCTGCACTGATTGGGCGCTGCTCCGTAAGCTAAGCAAGACAAAACTCACTGAAGCTCTGATCGCGGCTGGCCTAGCGCCTTCAGCCCAAGCGTCTCGTCTACTGGCCTGGTATTGTTTCAACACGCTCTACCTGCCAGGGCAAGCGAATGGCACCCGCAGGCTGCCGCGACCGGCAGAGAGTACCTGGGAGGCAATTGCTGCTCTCTTCAATGCTCAACAGGCAAGAGGACCACTGGCGACAGCTCAAATTCTGGAGCAGTGGCTTCAAGACTGCGCTGTTGCTGTGCGCTGTTATCTTGTCCCCAGGGCGGTTGCCCCCAATCTTGCTAGAGCAGCAGGACCAGGCGAACTGTCAGAACCAGACTACACAAGCCCTCTATCCGGCCTAGACGCCAACATTGCTCAAGAGGAAGAACAGCGCCGAAGAGAGCATCAGGTGCAAATTCAGGCAGTGCTGATCGAAGCTTTAAGGCAACTTGAGCCTCAAGGTCAGCAGTTACTGCGACTCTACTACCAGCAGGAACTGAGCCAGGAGATTGCCGCTCAGCTGGGCCTGCAACTCTCTACAGTTCCACAACAACTCAACCACTACCGTCAGCATCTGCTCACGCTGCTGGTTCAGCGGAGCCAAGACACTTTGCATCTGACCCTGACCACTGACTTACTGAAAGCGACAAGTGCAGTTCTGGAGGATTGGCTGGAGGTTCACTACCGCCATCCTGACCTCCAATCCTCAGACAAGGAACCCTCATGACCTTTGGCTCTGCTTTGCTAGAGTTCGCTGATCCTGGCCAGCTCTGGCTTGCGGTCGATCCTCAAGTTCAGACCCTAGCTTGGCAGCAAAGCCAGTTGCTGGTGCAAGACCACAGTAGCTGGCGGGCCTACCTC
This genomic window from Leptolyngbya sp. FACHB-261 contains:
- a CDS encoding helix-turn-helix transcriptional regulator, producing the protein MTQDPPLYQAILEGFNHGILIVTRQGCVVYANTLAQQICQQLQSCAAADPSIPNLIWYTCECLIQAQADYKGKRVIVDHSITPAQKLTVRITARWLEVKSAQIQPAEEAAILVILESNIPADAAVIWAVPPAYGLTPREAEVWALARAGRTYRQIAEQLFISLNTVKKHMKSALAKENGDKTWFETPVGLRDS
- a CDS encoding sigma-70 family RNA polymerase sigma factor, with the translated sequence MHPRLSLIDTFSTFAQFDAERFRAWSSDARLRRSMRICLDQLTLSERPENFWVLYWYRRWADQQSQLARGHLTAYLQEAAYWAVHKTTRHLSSLQLTHAHYFQTLISRVDQVLNGFDPAQGITLEHYARSVFSSTLRERLYQAQEVDICTDWALLRKLSKTKLTEALIAAGLAPSAQASRLLAWYCFNTLYLPGQANGTRRLPRPAESTWEAIAALFNAQQARGPLATAQILEQWLQDCAVAVRCYLVPRAVAPNLARAAGPGELSEPDYTSPLSGLDANIAQEEEQRRREHQVQIQAVLIEALRQLEPQGQQLLRLYYQQELSQEIAAQLGLQLSTVPQQLNHYRQHLLTLLVQRSQDTLHLTLTTDLLKATSAVLEDWLEVHYRHPDLQSSDKEPS